A stretch of DNA from Methanobrevibacter oralis:
TCTAGCATTTGATCGTGATGAAAACCTTGCTAATGATTTGAGTGTTGAAATAGCTTTAAGATGTTCTGCTCAAAGACAAATTTCTAAGGCTTTTAAAATTTTAGGTCTTAAGAAAGGTGAGATGAATCTTTGTGTTGTTTTAATTAATTGTGGTGATTATACATCTGAATTATCTGAAATTTTTGATTTTGATGAAAGTGTTTTAGAACCTAATATTGAAAAATTAGTTAAGATTTATGAAATTTCTCAAAATGAACTAGAGAATCTATCTATTGAAAACATTATTATTGATAAAATTACTAAGCTTGTTGTAGATTATTAACAGCTTCAATTATTTTATCTAAATATTCTTTTTCTAAACAATTATAGTCTAAGTTTTTAATTTCAATGCATAGTCCTTTTGATTTGACACGGTTATAATTGGGGCATTTAGTAATAAATCCACTTTTATCAATTGGAAGTAATTTTTTTAATTTCCAACTTATCTCTTTATATTTACCATTCAATATGATTGTATTGATACCTCTTTTATTTTCATAAATTGAATTTACTACATGTTTTTTAACATATGAATTAGCATTTAATGTAAGTTCTAATTTATCAGCAACATTATTAAGTTCATTATGTATACCTGCACATATAATTTCATTAGTTTTACTTAATTTTTGTGGAAGTTTTGTTTTATCAAAAAATTCTTCATTGTTTGTACTTATAAATCCCCCACTTCCAGCATTAATCATTTTAGGAGATCCGGTAGATGAAACAATAATGTCTGAGTAATTTCCACAACCAAGTTTATGCTGTTTATCTCCAATTCCAGCAGATGCATCTTCAATACTTATAATTCCATTATTTTTACAATATTTTGAAATACTTTTAACATCTTGTTCAGCACTATAAGCTGCAAAACTAGTAAAAATTAAAGCTGAATTTTTTTCAATGTCTAATTCATCTAAATATGATGTATTTATCAATCCTAAATCTGTTTTTAAGGTAAGAATTTTTTTATTTAAAAATTTAGCAATTTGTTTAAATCCATGCCATCCACCTTGATCTGGAATTATTACAGGTCCATCAATAGCTGAAAGTGCAATAAAAATACTATTATTCCCACTTGAAGTAATTTTACTAAACTCATGACCAGTAAGTAAGGATATTTTATTTTTACATTTATCTTCAAAGTTAATGTCTTTAATTTCGCCAGATGCAACTTTAGACATTACTTTTTTTGTTTCTTGAGGTGTTGTTTTAAATTTGAACATATTATCAGGATTTAAAGTACATATCTAATGTAGTTTGTTTAGTATGCAACATTTCATTCAACAATGTTCCTTGTTTAACATATTTACTTATAGGTATTTTCAATATATCTCCACTATATTTTAAAGCATCATTTAATGTTTCAAATTCTTTATATTGTGTTTTCATTGCTTTCTTAATATTTTCACGAACATTAAACACGCCTAATGGAACATATCCATCATAAGCTTCTCTTAAAATAATTAATCCTGATTGTTTTTTGATGTTTCTTAAATAATCAAGTACCGCCATTTTAGCGGTGTAATAGCATCCACCAACTATTGAGTATTCTTTTTTACCTTTAGTTGTTTCATAATCTGAAAATATTAATTCTTCATTTTTAAGTAGTTTAATAAATGCTTCATACCATTCATATTGCCATTCAGTTGGGGTTAAAATTATTATATAGTAATTATTAAGGCTTCCAAATTCAAATAATCTGTAGGTATCTAGAATATCGAATTTTTTAACTTCTTTTAAGAATTGGTCTGCTAATGTAGAGTCACACGCTGTTATTGACCATCTTGTCGGTACTAATTTTCTTCTATTTTTACTTCCAATAGCTCCAACAGATAATGCTTTTTGCACAGCTGTAAAAGGAACATTCTTTTCATGTAAATTCACAACAGCTTCTGATGCTTTTAAATCGGTGTCATAATAGGTTTTTTCAAGTTGTCTGTCCCATTTAACAGCATCAATATCAAATTTTTTAATAACTGCACTTGGACCATGAGGCATACTATCCTCTGTAAGCATAGAACCTGTTGGTCTACTACCAAATGTTGCTTCACTATCAATTGATTTTGATGCAAGAGAAATATCTTGAAGTTTTTCAATAAAAGGATTTTCTAAATCATCAATTTTAATCAAATGTTTTCCACGAACTAAATTCATACGATAGTTTATAATGTCTTCTTGACTTTTATTTTCACCAATCCATGATTCAGGAGAGTCCATAATTGCAGTATCTCCTAATTCTGGAGACATCATAGGACCTGCATAAACCTTAGGATAAGACCATCTTCCAATAAAAACAGATGGGGGTGTAGATCCTTCTAAATTACGTCCGATCTTAACAGACTTCATTTGAATTTGTTCGGTTAGCTTTGCAAGATATGCATTTTTAGTGGTTTTCATAATATATCAAAAAAAGTAAAAATAAATACTAATTAAGTAATATCTTTAATTTTAAGCAAATTCAATAGTAGCTGGTGGTTTGTCACTAATTGAAAGTGCAACATGAGTAACTTCAGAAACTTCAGAAGTAATTCTTTTAGATATTTTTTGAACAAGTTGCCAAGGTAACTCGGGTACATATGCAGTCATTGCATCAACAGAGTTAACAATTCTTAAAACTACTAAATAGCCAAAGTCTCTTTGATCTCCTTTAACTCCAGTAGCTTTTGTATCAGTTAAAACTGCGAAATATTGCCAAACTTCTTTATCAATACCTGCTTTTTCAACTTCATCACTAACAATTTTATTAGCTTTTCTACATATTTCAAGCTTTTCTTTGGTTAAATCACCAATAACTCTAACAGCTAATCCTGGACCAGGGAAAGGTTGTCTATAAATAACTTTCTCAGGTAAATCTAATTTTAAACCAATTTCTCTTACTTCATCTTTGTATAAATCACGAATTGGTTCAACTACTTCTAATACCATTCCACTTGGCAATGCTAAGTTGTGGTGAGACTTGATTTTACCTTCACTTTCAATCCAATCAGGAGCAATAGTTCCTTGTACTAAGTATTTAGCATCAGTTTTTTCAGCTTCTCTTTCAAATACCTCAATAAATACTTTTCCAATGATTTTTCTTTTTTCTTCAGGATCTTCTACTCCTTTAAGAGCATCTAAAAATTCTTCAGAAGCATCAACATAATTAAAGTTTAATCTGTCTTTAAAAGTGTTAGTTACTTCTTCAACTTCACCTTCTCTTAAAAGTCCATGGTTTACAAATATTGCTATTAAATTATTTTCAATAGCTTTTTGAACAAGAACAGAACATACAGAACTATCTACACCACCAGAAAGTGCAATAATAGCTTTATCATCTCCAATTTTTTCTTTAATTTTTTGAATAGCATCTTCAATAAATTCTTCAGGAACTAACATTTTATTCCTCTTCTTCTTCATAATCTTCAATGAGTTGTTTAATAATTGCTTCTAAACCATTATCGTTACCTGCTTCAATAGCTTCAAAGATTTCATCATATTTAACATATTTTTCTAATTTAACAGATTTAGCTCCTATTCCAGATATTCTAAATCTATATTCTTCATCACCAATAAGAATGTTAACATATTGTTTTTTTAAACCAGTTTTATAGTCAAGTGCTTTTTTTTGCAAATCTTCTGCATTATCAATCATTATTACACCTTTCTTTACAGATATTATAGAAATTCTCAAAAATTACAGATCCTTTAGGAGTGTGATGTACTTCTGGATGGAATTGGATTCCATAAACATCTTTATCTTTATGTTTAAAAGATTCAACATCACATAAATTAGAACTAGATAATATAGTAAACTCCTTTGGCATAGTTTTTACTTCATCTTTATGTGAAGACCAAACTGTCATTTTTGGAGCCAATGATTTAAATAAGTTTTCATCATTATTAATATTAATTTTAACTTGAGCATAACTTTCAGTTTCAGATGTAGATACCTCTCCACCATAGGTTTTAGCGATTAA
This window harbors:
- a CDS encoding Nre family DNA repair protein — encoded protein: MKTTKNAYLAKLTEQIQMKSVKIGRNLEGSTPPSVFIGRWSYPKVYAGPMMSPELGDTAIMDSPESWIGENKSQEDIINYRMNLVRGKHLIKIDDLENPFIEKLQDISLASKSIDSEATFGSRPTGSMLTEDSMPHGPSAVIKKFDIDAVKWDRQLEKTYYDTDLKASEAVVNLHEKNVPFTAVQKALSVGAIGSKNRRKLVPTRWSITACDSTLADQFLKEVKKFDILDTYRLFEFGSLNNYYIIILTPTEWQYEWYEAFIKLLKNEELIFSDYETTKGKKEYSIVGGCYYTAKMAVLDYLRNIKKQSGLIILREAYDGYVPLGVFNVRENIKKAMKTQYKEFETLNDALKYSGDILKIPISKYVKQGTLLNEMLHTKQTTLDMYFKS
- a CDS encoding GMP synthase subunit A, which produces MTILVINNKGQYNHRIQRSLQYLKIPSQLVPNTLSIEEIEAKNPTGIILGGGPSIEGAGNSEKYIMHFDIPILGICLGHQLIAKTYGGEVSTSETESYAQVKININNDENLFKSLAPKMTVWSSHKDEVKTMPKEFTILSSSNLCDVESFKHKDKDVYGIQFHPEVHHTPKGSVIFENFYNICKERCNND
- a CDS encoding DegT/DnrJ/EryC1/StrS family aminotransferase; this encodes MFKFKTTPQETKKVMSKVASGEIKDINFEDKCKNKISLLTGHEFSKITSSGNNSIFIALSAIDGPVIIPDQGGWHGFKQIAKFLNKKILTLKTDLGLINTSYLDELDIEKNSALIFTSFAAYSAEQDVKSISKYCKNNGIISIEDASAGIGDKQHKLGCGNYSDIIVSSTGSPKMINAGSGGFISTNNEEFFDKTKLPQKLSKTNEIICAGIHNELNNVADKLELTLNANSYVKKHVVNSIYENKRGINTIILNGKYKEISWKLKKLLPIDKSGFITKCPNYNRVKSKGLCIEIKNLDYNCLEKEYLDKIIEAVNNLQQA
- the guaA gene encoding glutamine-hydrolyzing GMP synthase codes for the protein MLVPEEFIEDAIQKIKEKIGDDKAIIALSGGVDSSVCSVLVQKAIENNLIAIFVNHGLLREGEVEEVTNTFKDRLNFNYVDASEEFLDALKGVEDPEEKRKIIGKVFIEVFEREAEKTDAKYLVQGTIAPDWIESEGKIKSHHNLALPSGMVLEVVEPIRDLYKDEVREIGLKLDLPEKVIYRQPFPGPGLAVRVIGDLTKEKLEICRKANKIVSDEVEKAGIDKEVWQYFAVLTDTKATGVKGDQRDFGYLVVLRIVNSVDAMTAYVPELPWQLVQKISKRITSEVSEVTHVALSISDKPPATIEFA
- the cgi121 gene encoding KEOPS complex subunit Cgi121, whose translation is MDNKIEVLGFKAYIDSVDDILNRINELKKDGEVIQLLNADAIAGERHVLHGANQAILAFDRDENLANDLSVEIALRCSAQRQISKAFKILGLKKGEMNLCVVLINCGDYTSELSEIFDFDESVLEPNIEKLVKIYEISQNELENLSIENIIIDKITKLVVDY